The Cyprinus carpio isolate SPL01 chromosome A9, ASM1834038v1, whole genome shotgun sequence genome window below encodes:
- the LOC109099700 gene encoding secreted frizzled-related protein 3-like encodes MFPCEMLICVLAIACLLEIPRGTAAASCEPIRIPMCRTMPWNMTKMPNHLHHSTQANAVLAIEQFEGLLGTQCSPDLLFFLCAMYAPICTIDFQHDHIKPCKSVCERAKCGCEPVMKKYNHTWPESLACEELPVYDRGVCISPEAIVKAEGPDNPYYQDPSKCNPW; translated from the exons ATGTTTCCCTGCGAGATGCTCATCTGCGTCCTGGCCATCGCCTGTCTCCTGGAGATCCCCCGAGGCACCGCGGCCGCGTCCTGCGAGCCCATCCGCATCCCCATGTGCAGGACCATGCCGTGGAACATGACCAAGATGCCCAACCACCTCCATCACAGCACGCAGGCCAACGCCGTGCTCGCCATCGAGCAGTTTGAGGGGCTCCTGGGCACTCAGTGCAGCCCGGACCTGCTGTTCTTCCTGTGCGCCATGTACGCGCCCATATGCACCATCGACTTCCAGCACGACCATATCAAGCCCTGCAAGTCCGTGTGCGAGCGAGCCAAGTGCGGATGCGAGCCGGTCATGAAGAAGTATAACCATACGTGGCCGGAGAGTCTGGCCTGCGAGGAGCTGCCCGTCTACGACCGAGGAGTCTGCATCTCACCCGAGGCTATAGTTAAGGCGGAGGGGCCAG ATAATCCTTACTATCAAGACCCTTCAAAATGTAACCCCTGGTGA